The Flavobacterium sp. HJ-32-4 genome contains a region encoding:
- a CDS encoding glycosyltransferase family 2 protein, with amino-acid sequence MKISVVILNYNVRWFLQQCVDSVVKALHGLDGEIIVVDNASPDDSVSMVKTVFPQVRLIENADNAGFPKGNNKGVEAASGEWLCILNPDTVVPENLFRNLLEFVSAKTAIGAVGTRLVDGTGHFLPESKRMLPTPMVSLGRMTGLYKWFPETFGHYYAPHVSPTSIGRVDVLVGAFLFLRTEDYRALGGFDERFFMYGEDIDLSYRLQLTGKANYFFGHATVLHYKGESTLKDIRYARRFADAMTLFHQKHFRVPAPVAALYSLGIRLFARYKFRKAAHHPVQIPQGYLIVTDKKEVSERIRLKTQKNATQVAFEDVKSVISQTFSLATPLEVWLDVDYIGYERSIGFLEAWKDKGLTFKFLHPTEGYAIGSDSSEGRGTVLHF; translated from the coding sequence GTGAAAATTTCCGTTGTCATCCTCAACTACAACGTGCGCTGGTTCCTGCAGCAGTGTGTGGACAGCGTGGTGAAGGCGTTGCACGGACTCGACGGCGAGATCATCGTGGTCGACAATGCCTCGCCCGACGACAGTGTGTCGATGGTCAAGACGGTTTTTCCGCAGGTGCGACTCATCGAAAATGCAGATAATGCGGGATTTCCCAAAGGCAATAATAAAGGAGTGGAAGCAGCGTCCGGCGAATGGCTCTGCATCCTGAACCCGGATACGGTCGTTCCTGAGAATCTCTTCCGAAACCTATTGGAATTTGTATCCGCCAAAACGGCTATCGGGGCGGTCGGCACCCGACTGGTCGACGGCACCGGGCATTTCCTTCCCGAAAGCAAACGGATGCTGCCCACGCCGATGGTGTCGTTGGGCCGTATGACCGGACTCTACAAATGGTTCCCCGAGACATTCGGACATTATTATGCCCCCCATGTTTCACCTACCTCGATCGGAAGGGTGGACGTACTCGTGGGGGCATTTCTCTTTCTCCGAACGGAAGACTACCGGGCGCTCGGCGGTTTCGACGAACGGTTTTTTATGTATGGGGAAGACATCGACCTATCCTACCGCCTGCAACTCACCGGAAAAGCGAACTATTTTTTCGGGCACGCCACGGTGTTGCACTACAAAGGAGAAAGCACCCTGAAAGACATCCGCTATGCCCGTCGCTTTGCCGATGCGATGACGTTGTTCCACCAAAAGCATTTTCGTGTGCCCGCGCCGGTTGCGGCACTTTATAGCCTCGGAATCCGACTGTTCGCCCGATACAAATTCCGCAAAGCCGCTCACCATCCGGTGCAGATTCCGCAAGGGTACCTCATTGTGACCGATAAAAAAGAAGTTTCGGAACGAATACGCCTAAAAACCCAAAAAAATGCAACGCAAGTCGCATTTGAAGACGTAAAATCCGTAATTTCGCAAACGTTTTCGCTGGCAACGCCATTGGAAGTTTGGCTTGATGTCGACTACATCGGATACGAACGGTCCATCGGCTTTCTGGAAGCATGGAAAGATAAAGGGCTGACCTTTAAATTTCTGCATCCGACGGAAGGTTATGCCATCGGAAGCGATAGCAGTGAAGGGCGCGGAACCGTCCTCCATTTTTAA
- the trxB gene encoding thioredoxin-disulfide reductase codes for MADIEKVKCLIIGSGPAGYTAAIYAARANMHPVLYEGIQPGGQLTTTNDVENFPGYPDGISGPEMMIQLMHQAKRFGTDVRSGWVTKVDFSGSVHKVWVNDEKEIHCDTVIISTGASAKYLGLPSEQHYLSLGGGVSACAVCDGFFYRGQEVVIVGAGDSACEEAHYLSKLCKKVTMLVRSDQFRASKIMAERVQKTENIDILFNTETLEVLGDGHVVNGVKIIDKSKGEEKVIPATGFFVAIGHKPNTDIFKDFITLDETGYIVNQPGTSRTNVAGVFVAGDAADHVYRQAITAAGTGCMAALDAERYLAALS; via the coding sequence ATGGCAGATATAGAAAAAGTAAAATGCCTTATCATAGGTTCGGGCCCGGCCGGATATACCGCCGCCATTTACGCCGCCCGTGCCAATATGCATCCTGTGTTGTACGAAGGGATCCAACCCGGCGGACAGCTCACGACCACGAATGATGTCGAGAATTTCCCGGGTTATCCGGACGGCATCTCGGGGCCTGAAATGATGATCCAACTCATGCACCAGGCCAAGCGGTTTGGCACCGATGTGCGCAGTGGCTGGGTAACCAAAGTCGACTTTTCCGGCAGCGTCCATAAAGTATGGGTGAACGACGAAAAAGAGATCCACTGTGATACGGTGATCATCTCTACCGGTGCTTCGGCCAAATACCTCGGCCTTCCATCCGAGCAGCACTATTTGTCACTGGGCGGTGGCGTATCGGCCTGTGCTGTATGCGACGGTTTCTTCTACCGCGGACAGGAAGTGGTGATCGTTGGCGCGGGCGATTCGGCTTGCGAAGAGGCGCACTACCTTTCTAAGCTGTGTAAAAAAGTGACGATGCTCGTCCGCAGCGATCAATTCCGTGCTTCCAAAATCATGGCGGAACGCGTGCAGAAAACCGAAAACATTGACATCCTGTTCAATACCGAAACCCTTGAAGTATTGGGTGATGGTCATGTCGTAAACGGCGTGAAGATCATCGATAAGTCAAAAGGGGAGGAGAAGGTGATCCCGGCCACAGGCTTCTTCGTCGCGATCGGCCACAAACCGAATACCGATATTTTCAAAGACTTCATCACGCTCGACGAAACGGGTTACATCGTGAACCAACCCGGTACGTCCCGCACCAATGTAGCCGGCGTTTTCGTAGCGGGTGATGCCGCTGACCACGTCTACCGCCAGGCGATTACCGCAGCGGGCACCGGCTGTATGGCGGCGCTTGATGCCGAACGCTATTTGGCAGCGTTGTCGTAA
- a CDS encoding dihydrolipoamide acetyltransferase family protein, producing the protein MAKFELKLPKMGESVAEATITNWLKKVGDPIEADEAVLEIATDKVDSEVPSEVSGVLSEILFNENDVVKVGQTLAYIETAGGVAVEAPSHDIPAAAAAVEKTVEAAKAVVSTPDFAGSDKFYSPLVKNIAKEEGISVAELDGIAGTGKDGRVTKTDILDYIANRKSGAVVHPKPADAELKLAAPAPVEAPKAAQVIPVSVNGGDEIVEMDRMRKLISTYMVQSVQTSAHVQSFIEVDVTNIVKWRDKVKNAFEKREGEKLTFTPIFMEAVAKALKDFPMMNISVDGEYIIKKKNINLGMAAALPNGNLIVPVIKNADQLNLVGMAKAVNDLGNRAKAGKLKPDDTQGGTYTVTNVGTFGSVFGTPIINQPQVGILALGAIRKVPAVIETPEGDFIGIRQKMFLSHSYDHRVVDGALGGSFVKRVADYLEAFDVNRDI; encoded by the coding sequence ATGGCAAAGTTTGAACTGAAATTGCCCAAAATGGGCGAAAGCGTCGCTGAGGCGACCATTACTAACTGGCTTAAGAAAGTAGGCGACCCTATTGAGGCCGACGAGGCTGTACTTGAGATCGCTACCGATAAGGTCGATTCAGAAGTACCGTCGGAGGTGTCGGGTGTTTTGTCTGAAATCCTGTTCAACGAGAACGATGTGGTGAAAGTAGGCCAGACCCTGGCGTATATCGAAACCGCAGGCGGCGTGGCAGTAGAAGCCCCTTCACACGATATCCCGGCTGCGGCAGCCGCCGTCGAAAAAACGGTGGAAGCAGCCAAAGCGGTCGTTTCAACGCCCGATTTCGCAGGCTCCGATAAGTTCTATTCGCCATTGGTAAAGAACATCGCCAAAGAAGAAGGCATTTCGGTAGCCGAACTCGATGGCATCGCCGGAACCGGCAAAGACGGTCGTGTGACCAAAACCGATATCCTCGACTATATCGCCAACCGCAAGTCGGGCGCTGTCGTACATCCAAAACCGGCAGATGCTGAGCTCAAACTGGCCGCCCCGGCTCCGGTAGAAGCGCCAAAAGCGGCCCAGGTCATTCCGGTATCAGTAAACGGCGGCGACGAGATCGTCGAAATGGACCGTATGCGGAAACTCATTTCGACCTACATGGTGCAGTCGGTGCAAACCTCGGCCCACGTGCAGTCGTTCATCGAAGTGGATGTGACCAACATCGTCAAGTGGCGCGATAAAGTGAAGAATGCGTTCGAGAAACGCGAAGGCGAGAAACTGACCTTTACGCCCATTTTTATGGAAGCGGTTGCCAAAGCGCTCAAAGACTTCCCGATGATGAATATCTCGGTCGATGGTGAATACATCATTAAAAAGAAAAACATCAACCTCGGTATGGCCGCGGCCCTTCCGAACGGTAACCTGATCGTGCCGGTCATTAAAAATGCCGACCAACTCAACCTGGTGGGTATGGCGAAGGCGGTCAACGACTTGGGTAACCGCGCGAAGGCAGGCAAACTGAAACCAGATGATACACAAGGCGGTACGTATACCGTCACCAACGTCGGAACCTTCGGCAGCGTGTTCGGTACGCCGATCATCAACCAGCCTCAGGTAGGCATCCTCGCATTGGGCGCCATCCGCAAGGTGCCGGCCGTCATCGAAACTCCTGAAGGCGACTTCATCGGCATCCGCCAGAAGATGTTCCTGTCGCACAGCTACGACCACCGCGTGGTCGACGGTGCCTTGGGTGGCAGCTTCGTGAAGCGCGTGGCCGACTATTTGGAGGCGTTCGATGTGAATAGGGATATCTAA
- a CDS encoding hemolysin III family protein, producing MPPKNRRKEEFYNVLTHGIGALLSVVALALMLVYAVPTGSTLTIAVSTVFGVSLVALYTASTCYHAMSTLKWKRFFKRIDHLCIYILIAGTYTPVALLGLKGAWGWWIFGLIWTLVVAGFFFKFSRLRYSKKLSLSLYLLMGWLIVAAIQPMWASLSGEMLGLIMAGGACYTLGTIFYAREKMRYSHAIWHVFVMGGSLCHFLAVFLYLL from the coding sequence ATGCCGCCGAAAAATCGCAGAAAAGAAGAATTCTATAACGTGCTGACACACGGGATCGGTGCCTTGCTTTCGGTTGTGGCGCTGGCCCTTATGCTGGTGTATGCCGTGCCTACTGGATCAACGCTGACCATCGCCGTGTCGACCGTATTTGGTGTAAGCCTGGTGGCGTTGTATACGGCCTCGACCTGCTACCACGCCATGTCGACGCTGAAGTGGAAGCGGTTCTTCAAACGGATCGACCACCTGTGTATCTACATCCTTATTGCCGGCACGTACACACCGGTTGCCCTACTGGGACTCAAAGGTGCATGGGGCTGGTGGATTTTCGGCCTGATCTGGACACTCGTAGTGGCCGGTTTCTTTTTCAAATTCTCACGACTGCGGTATTCGAAGAAATTGTCGCTATCGCTTTACCTGTTGATGGGTTGGCTGATTGTGGCCGCCATACAGCCGATGTGGGCTTCTTTAAGCGGCGAAATGCTGGGACTCATTATGGCCGGTGGCGCTTGCTACACACTGGGAACTATCTTTTATGCCCGTGAAAAAATGCGCTATAGCCATGCCATTTGGCACGTGTTTGTGATGGGTGGCAGCCTGTGCCATTTCCTGGCGGTTTTTCTGTACTTATTGTAA
- a CDS encoding alpha-amylase family glycosyl hydrolase: protein MKKIILLAFLCFASVAQSQNDVFYHVFQRSFFDSDGDKQGDLKGIRQKLDYLQALGVTTLLLTPLYASDFYHNYFAYDFAAIDPEYGTMDDYLLLVKEVHKRNMKIYQDVEMQYVAGGHPWYKEGYGQPGSRYGDYLVYLDEAKTKPFLFWNIDDFTMWDGHKQKILVVNMANPEVKDYTYRTLLHWVDPNGDGRFDDGVDGFRLDHMMDDLDNAGKLTHLFRDFWTPLLGKLRATNPKLKIVAEQADWASYGHEYMTGGSVDYTFAFRLKFALTKFDKREILKTADSTFHFNPAGKNQLVFLENHDTGRYASEPGMTVAKSKAAVALQLLIGGIPSIYYGQEIGMKGKQQSYGTTDGNDIGVREAFDWYTNGQGKGMARWYENTGPWWDTRNEKSTDGISLEEQQNDPNSLFSWYRTLLALRAKTPALQQGVFSEVRNDNDAVVSFYRAYKGMKVLVVVNLSDKAQVVTLEGASLVGKNLLHKGYFFKRSARVDLAPYEVMVAKP, encoded by the coding sequence ATGAAAAAAATAATCCTACTTGCCTTCCTTTGCTTCGCCTCGGTTGCGCAGTCCCAAAACGATGTCTTTTACCATGTCTTCCAACGCAGTTTTTTCGACAGCGACGGCGACAAACAGGGTGATTTGAAGGGCATCCGTCAAAAACTCGACTATCTGCAGGCGTTGGGGGTAACGACGCTGCTCCTTACGCCTCTATACGCGTCTGATTTTTACCACAACTATTTCGCGTACGACTTCGCTGCGATCGATCCGGAGTATGGCACGATGGACGATTACCTGCTGTTGGTGAAGGAAGTCCATAAACGCAACATGAAAATCTACCAGGACGTCGAAATGCAATATGTGGCAGGCGGTCACCCTTGGTATAAAGAAGGTTACGGCCAACCCGGATCGCGTTATGGTGATTACCTCGTCTACCTTGATGAAGCGAAAACCAAACCCTTTCTCTTCTGGAACATTGACGATTTCACCATGTGGGACGGTCACAAACAGAAGATCCTCGTGGTCAATATGGCGAATCCGGAGGTGAAAGACTACACCTATCGCACCCTTCTGCACTGGGTAGACCCCAATGGCGACGGACGTTTTGACGATGGAGTCGACGGCTTCCGACTCGACCACATGATGGACGACCTCGACAACGCCGGTAAGCTCACCCATCTTTTCCGTGACTTCTGGACACCGCTACTCGGTAAGCTGCGCGCGACGAACCCGAAACTGAAGATCGTGGCGGAGCAGGCTGATTGGGCGTCGTATGGGCATGAATACATGACGGGCGGTTCGGTCGATTATACGTTTGCGTTTCGACTGAAGTTCGCGCTGACGAAGTTCGATAAGCGCGAGATACTGAAGACAGCCGACAGTACCTTCCATTTCAATCCGGCCGGCAAGAACCAATTGGTTTTTCTTGAAAACCATGACACGGGTCGTTATGCGTCAGAACCTGGTATGACCGTCGCAAAGTCAAAGGCAGCCGTAGCCCTACAATTGCTGATAGGTGGCATTCCGTCGATTTACTACGGACAGGAAATCGGCATGAAAGGCAAGCAACAGTCGTATGGCACTACGGATGGCAACGACATCGGCGTTCGCGAGGCCTTCGATTGGTATACGAACGGACAAGGAAAAGGCATGGCGCGTTGGTACGAGAACACGGGCCCGTGGTGGGATACCCGAAACGAAAAGTCTACCGACGGTATTTCGCTTGAGGAACAACAAAACGACCCGAATTCGCTTTTCAGCTGGTACCGCACGCTATTGGCGTTGCGGGCGAAAACGCCAGCCTTGCAGCAGGGTGTTTTTTCAGAGGTACGGAACGACAACGATGCAGTCGTCAGTTTCTACCGTGCGTATAAAGGAATGAAGGTGTTGGTCGTCGTAAACCTGTCGGATAAAGCACAGGTAGTAACACTGGAAGGCGCCTCGTTGGTAGGGAAAAACCTGCTGCACAAAGGCTATTTCTTCAAACGCAGCGCTCGTGTTGATCTGGCTCCCTACGAAGTGATGGTGGCGAAGCCCTGA
- a CDS encoding beta-L-arabinofuranosidase domain-containing protein: MKTHALLVLFGLSAYAQDPFAVQKPFAETYTVLPVGAVRPEGWLRQQIAQNLDGFTGHLDSLAPDLVVADDIFVRDRLSRKVKSKDVGALGNEGDWQIQLLWWNSETQGNWWDGFIRSAILLGDETQLKRAQAHVDRILASQDADGYLGIYDADLRYNFDNENGELWAKTTLLRGLLAWYDYTRDSRVLDAVRRAVDNTMTGFPATSHPFYSKNENVGGTSHGLTFTDVLETLYSYTKDRKYRDYALFLYKDFSQQKLNEDGQYAKLMDPALPLKGHGVHTYEQLRSLAAAAYASGNPKLLSALHQFEEKIDKATTVTGAPIGDEWILDGKADPERGYEYCSLQELMHSYESLFAKTGKTSYGDAIERLFFNAAQGARHPEGCGIAYLKTDNSFEMTGGRNGDTSDPKQTRYRYSPVHKEAAVCCVPNAGRIAPYYVQYMWMKKGEDTLIASLLGPSTLTTELGRKKVRITETTEYPYGNRLLFTIESATDFVLLVRKPGWATVKDSRDPRILPPESPFWRYEVKKGKQEIAIELHPKFKLAEEADGKGCYFTYGPLVLAYPIEAEEVVTKRYPFGDFKELHYRPKDRRMYFLSPNEPPRYEQKDGHFFVELYDEHQRLRRLELQPVGKTILRQTVFPRL; encoded by the coding sequence ATGAAAACACACGCATTATTGGTTTTGTTCGGACTTTCCGCCTACGCGCAGGATCCCTTCGCCGTCCAAAAACCGTTTGCCGAAACCTATACCGTCTTACCGGTCGGTGCCGTGCGCCCCGAGGGGTGGTTGCGCCAGCAGATCGCGCAGAATCTCGACGGTTTTACCGGACATCTCGACAGCCTCGCACCCGATTTGGTGGTAGCCGACGACATCTTCGTGCGCGACCGGCTTTCCCGGAAGGTCAAATCGAAAGACGTGGGCGCACTGGGGAACGAAGGCGACTGGCAGATTCAATTGCTGTGGTGGAACAGCGAAACGCAAGGGAATTGGTGGGATGGATTCATCCGTAGCGCCATCCTGTTGGGCGACGAGACCCAGCTAAAGCGGGCGCAGGCGCATGTCGACCGTATCCTCGCCAGTCAGGACGCCGATGGCTACCTGGGCATATACGACGCCGATCTCCGCTATAACTTTGATAATGAGAATGGCGAGTTATGGGCGAAGACGACCCTTTTGCGCGGCCTTCTCGCCTGGTACGATTATACACGTGATTCCCGTGTGCTGGATGCGGTGCGCCGGGCTGTCGACAATACCATGACCGGTTTCCCCGCGACCTCCCATCCGTTTTATTCGAAGAATGAGAATGTGGGCGGTACGTCGCACGGACTCACATTCACGGATGTCCTTGAGACGTTGTATTCCTATACCAAAGACCGGAAGTATCGCGATTATGCCCTCTTCCTTTATAAAGATTTCTCCCAGCAGAAACTGAACGAAGACGGTCAATATGCCAAGTTGATGGATCCGGCGCTGCCGTTGAAAGGACACGGTGTGCATACCTATGAGCAGCTTCGTTCGCTGGCAGCAGCGGCCTACGCGTCGGGCAACCCAAAGCTGCTGTCGGCCTTACACCAGTTTGAAGAAAAGATCGATAAAGCGACCACTGTCACCGGTGCACCCATCGGCGACGAGTGGATTTTGGATGGAAAAGCCGACCCGGAACGTGGTTACGAGTATTGTTCCTTACAAGAGTTGATGCACAGCTACGAAAGCCTGTTCGCCAAAACCGGCAAGACGTCTTACGGTGATGCCATCGAGCGTTTGTTCTTTAACGCGGCCCAGGGAGCCCGGCATCCGGAGGGCTGTGGTATCGCCTACCTCAAAACCGACAATTCCTTTGAGATGACCGGAGGACGGAATGGCGATACATCGGATCCCAAACAAACAAGATATCGCTATTCACCCGTCCATAAAGAAGCAGCCGTCTGTTGTGTGCCGAATGCCGGCCGGATAGCGCCGTATTACGTGCAGTATATGTGGATGAAAAAAGGGGAGGATACGCTCATAGCGTCCTTATTAGGCCCATCGACACTCACGACGGAACTCGGTAGAAAAAAAGTCCGGATTACCGAAACGACGGAGTATCCCTATGGTAATCGCCTCCTATTTACCATCGAAAGTGCTACCGATTTTGTGCTGCTCGTCCGAAAGCCGGGATGGGCAACCGTCAAGGATTCCCGGGACCCGCGCATCCTGCCACCCGAATCGCCCTTCTGGCGGTACGAGGTAAAGAAAGGAAAACAGGAAATCGCGATTGAACTGCATCCGAAATTCAAACTGGCAGAAGAGGCCGACGGAAAAGGATGTTATTTTACCTACGGCCCTCTGGTATTGGCTTATCCGATCGAGGCCGAGGAAGTCGTGACCAAGCGTTATCCCTTCGGCGATTTTAAAGAGTTGCACTACCGCCCGAAAGACCGTCGGATGTACTTCCTAAGTCCGAATGAGCCGCCGCGATATGAGCAGAAAGACGGGCATTTTTTTGTAGAACTCTACGACGAGCACCAGCGTCTGCGTCGACTCGAACTGCAACCTGTCGGCAAAACCATCTTACGTCAAACCGTATTTCCACGACTATGA
- a CDS encoding GIN domain-containing protein, whose protein sequence is MKRLLFVLSLLVVTLVHAQKKETLKGSKIVTIEQKAVEPFTALEVRDELEVSLIKGDKNGVEIEADDNLHEALGLSYNGSTLILSMAKNISGAKKFSIRVTYTDAFTSVMAKHKSVVNALEEIKLEDIRFDAYDNAKLNLNLSPKSFTISADDRAQVALNGKSESATILVSKNATVKALIAATQFKCDLYQKGEATIEGDVIDMTLRLDNNAGFIGKKLTAKNIVLVAEGYVNCDIWADTTLAVEASGDAEVRIYGEPKMEIRKFADNAKLLKKQMK, encoded by the coding sequence ATGAAGCGTCTCTTATTCGTATTGTCGTTACTCGTCGTGACCCTGGTGCACGCCCAGAAAAAAGAAACCCTCAAAGGTTCGAAGATCGTCACGATCGAACAGAAAGCCGTGGAGCCCTTTACGGCACTTGAAGTTCGGGACGAACTGGAAGTATCACTCATCAAAGGCGACAAAAACGGCGTCGAGATCGAAGCCGACGACAACCTGCACGAGGCGCTGGGCCTTTCCTATAATGGCAGTACCCTCATTCTTTCGATGGCAAAAAACATCAGCGGGGCGAAGAAATTCAGTATCCGGGTAACCTACACCGATGCCTTCACAAGCGTAATGGCGAAACACAAATCGGTCGTGAACGCACTCGAAGAAATCAAATTGGAGGACATCCGGTTTGACGCGTATGACAATGCAAAACTCAACCTCAACCTGTCACCGAAGAGTTTTACGATATCCGCCGATGATCGTGCGCAGGTGGCCCTGAACGGCAAATCAGAAAGCGCTACCATCCTGGTCAGCAAGAATGCGACCGTGAAAGCGCTGATCGCCGCCACCCAATTCAAGTGCGACCTCTACCAAAAAGGCGAGGCCACCATCGAGGGGGATGTCATCGATATGACGCTGCGCCTCGACAATAACGCCGGTTTCATTGGAAAGAAGCTCACAGCCAAGAACATCGTTTTGGTGGCGGAAGGCTATGTAAACTGCGATATCTGGGCCGATACCACGCTGGCGGTCGAAGCCTCGGGCGATGCGGAAGTGCGGATTTACGGCGAACCGAAAATGGAAATCCGGAAATTCGCCGACAACGCCAAATTGCTTAAGAAGCAGATGAAATAG
- a CDS encoding YCF48-related protein, which translates to MKQSLLLLLLLSLPFSASYGQWWTPQSSGTSQPLNDVFCLTPEEVVVVGESGTILKTTNGGTSWSTRASGSASSLYRVQFLDALQGVAVGSGGTILKTSDAGETWTPVDSGVTDPLYGLSILNESVWFVSGENGTLRKTVDSGATFTTLSFPVTTPIVRLQFLNANVGYAMSEGLYKTTDGGATWELKYALPYQSIYFATPFYFITPNIGFIANQEGTVFRTTDGGDIFSAFSSAGFGPLDVFASNDASIWAVNNAATLCGCDSFCISKFDLSPDAPFESAENCELGGENTGRFQAIRFANATTGYVVGQSGKIYKNTTGMMGPLATNTFDWQAIRLYPNPSSGRVTVYLGQNAPTSMTLEIADSMGKVVYNAATLDREAIVDVSRWAKGLYFLSVTAQGQRHTEKLIVN; encoded by the coding sequence ATGAAGCAATCCTTACTCCTTCTTCTTTTGCTGTCACTCCCCTTTTCTGCCTCATATGGGCAATGGTGGACACCGCAGTCTTCCGGTACTTCCCAACCCCTGAACGACGTTTTCTGCCTCACACCTGAAGAGGTAGTCGTGGTAGGCGAATCGGGTACCATCCTCAAAACGACCAACGGCGGAACTTCGTGGTCAACCCGGGCATCCGGTAGCGCGAGTTCGCTGTACCGCGTGCAATTTCTCGACGCGCTACAGGGCGTAGCGGTGGGTTCAGGAGGTACGATTCTGAAAACCTCCGATGCCGGCGAGACCTGGACGCCTGTCGACAGCGGTGTTACCGACCCCCTTTACGGACTCTCTATCCTCAATGAGAGTGTGTGGTTTGTATCGGGCGAAAACGGCACCCTCCGTAAGACAGTCGACAGCGGTGCTACGTTCACGACCCTATCCTTTCCGGTCACGACGCCCATCGTCCGCCTGCAATTCCTCAATGCCAATGTAGGCTATGCCATGTCGGAAGGTCTCTATAAAACGACCGATGGGGGCGCCACGTGGGAACTCAAATATGCCCTTCCGTATCAATCCATATACTTCGCAACGCCTTTCTACTTCATCACGCCCAACATCGGGTTCATAGCCAACCAGGAGGGAACGGTCTTCCGCACCACCGATGGGGGCGACATTTTCTCGGCTTTCAGTTCGGCCGGTTTCGGTCCGCTTGATGTATTCGCCTCAAACGATGCGTCGATATGGGCGGTCAACAATGCGGCGACACTTTGTGGTTGTGACTCGTTCTGTATATCGAAGTTTGACCTGTCGCCCGATGCGCCCTTCGAAAGTGCCGAAAACTGCGAGTTGGGAGGCGAGAACACCGGTCGTTTCCAGGCCATCCGTTTTGCGAATGCCACTACCGGATATGTGGTCGGACAAAGTGGGAAGATATACAAGAACACGACCGGCATGATGGGGCCCCTGGCCACGAATACCTTCGATTGGCAGGCAATCCGGTTGTATCCTAACCCGTCGTCAGGAAGGGTGACGGTGTACCTGGGACAAAATGCCCCGACCTCCATGACGCTTGAAATAGCCGACAGTATGGGCAAAGTGGTGTATAACGCCGCTACCCTGGATCGGGAAGCTATAGTGGATGTGTCGCGATGGGCAAAGGGACTTTACTTTCTGTCCGTCACCGCTCAGGGCCAACGGCATACCGAGAAACTGATAGTGAACTAA
- a CDS encoding septum formation initiator family protein, with protein MRNPLKKSLEKRPVLRVLSNRYVLISLFFVVWMLFFDNYSWLNQRPLDKEIEELEANKRYYENEIRRDSMSIEALKDPNQVEKYAREQYYMKRDSEDIYIIEYEGERKDTVTRRPD; from the coding sequence ATGCGAAACCCCTTAAAAAAATCACTCGAAAAACGACCCGTACTGCGTGTGCTCAGCAACCGCTACGTGTTGATTTCGCTGTTTTTTGTAGTGTGGATGCTGTTCTTCGACAACTATTCGTGGCTCAACCAACGACCGCTTGACAAGGAAATCGAGGAACTGGAGGCGAACAAACGGTATTACGAAAACGAAATCCGCCGCGATTCGATGAGTATCGAAGCGCTGAAAGACCCCAACCAGGTAGAGAAATACGCCCGGGAGCAATACTACATGAAACGCGACAGCGAGGATATCTACATCATCGAGTACGAAGGCGAGCGCAAAGACACCGTAACCCGCCGACCCGACTAA
- the udk gene encoding uridine kinase, which translates to MLIIGIAGGTGCGKTTVVNQIMNELPDAEVGVISQDHYYRRNDHLSYEERALINFDHPRAIDFELLVTHLRQLRANQPIEQPVYSFVTHNRTDDVVVTHPRKVMIVEGILILANPELRDLFDIKIFVHADPDERLIRRLKRDIAERGRDMDEVLNRYQSTLKPMHEQFIEPTKAFADIIIPNDKYNTVAIDVVRAVINQRIL; encoded by the coding sequence ATGCTGATCATCGGAATCGCGGGCGGCACCGGATGCGGGAAGACGACCGTCGTAAACCAAATCATGAACGAATTGCCCGACGCGGAAGTGGGGGTGATTTCACAAGACCATTACTACCGCCGGAACGACCATCTCTCCTACGAAGAGCGGGCGCTGATCAACTTTGACCATCCGCGGGCCATCGACTTCGAGTTGCTGGTGACACACTTGCGGCAACTGCGCGCCAACCAACCCATCGAACAACCGGTCTATTCGTTTGTGACCCACAACCGCACCGACGATGTGGTGGTAACGCACCCGAGAAAGGTGATGATTGTGGAAGGAATCCTGATTTTGGCGAATCCGGAACTGCGCGACCTGTTTGACATCAAGATCTTCGTGCACGCCGATCCGGATGAACGCCTGATCCGACGCCTGAAACGCGACATCGCCGAACGCGGCCGCGACATGGACGAAGTGCTCAACCGCTACCAAAGCACACTCAAACCGATGCACGAGCAGTTCATCGAACCGACGAAGGCCTTCGCGGATATCATCATACCGAACGATAAATACAATACGGTGGCGATCGATGTGGTGCGGGCGGTGATCAACCAGCGAATCCTTTGA